One stretch of Prunus persica cultivar Lovell chromosome G1, Prunus_persica_NCBIv2, whole genome shotgun sequence DNA includes these proteins:
- the LOC18792282 gene encoding histone H3.3 → MARTKQTARKSTGGKAPRKQLATKAARKSAPTTGGVKKPHRYRPGTVALREIRKYQKSTELLIRKLPFQRLVREIAQDFKTDLRFQSHAVLALQEAAEAYLVGLFEDTNLCAIHAKRVTIMPKDIQLARRIRGERA, encoded by the exons ATGGCCCGTACGAAGCAGACTGCTCGCAAGTCCACCGGAGGCAAGGCTCCAAGGAAGCAACTTGCCACCAAG GCTGCTCGCAAATCAGCCCCAACCACCGGAGGCGTGAAGAAGCCTCACAGATACCGCCCTGGAACTGTTGCCCTCCG TGAAATCCGCAAGTACCAGAAAAGCACAGAGCTGCTGATCAGGAAGCTCCCATTCCAGAGGTTGGTTCGTGAAATTGCCCAGGACTTCAAAACCGATTTGCGTTTCCAGAGCCATGCTGTTTTGGCCCTGCAGGAGGCTGCCGAGGCATACCTTGTTGGGTTGTTTGAGGACACAAACCTCTGTGCCATTCATGCCAAGCGCGTTACGATCATGCCCAAGGACATCCAACTTGCGAGGAGAATTCGAGGCGAGAGGGCTTAA
- the LOC18792407 gene encoding serine--tRNA ligase, chloroplastic/mitochondrial isoform X1 has protein sequence MGLGGTTLQTLKLATIHTPSSSSLRSVFKPLSQSFLYRHSRRRPALQLFFVRGLSAPAVQATATATPKTTSPDENGMKQQWKAAIDFKWIRDNKDAVAANIKKRNSNANLEHVLELYHKMLNLQKEVEQLRGERNVVANKMKGKLESSERQRLIEEGKNLKEGLLSLEEDLLKLTDELQQEAQCIPNMTHPDVPIGGEDFSTIRKMVGTPHEFSFPVKDHLQLGKELDLFDFDAASEVSGSKFYYLKNEAVMLEMGLINWTLLEVMKRGFTPLTTPEIVRSSIVEKCGFQPRGANTQVYSIEDSDQCLIGTAEIPVGGIHMDSIIAASLLPLKYVAVSHCFRTEAGAAGTASRGLYRVHQFSKVEMFILCRPEESDFYHEELIRIEEDLFSSLGLHYKTLDMASGDLGAPAYRKFDIEAWMPGLARFGEISSASNCTDYQSRRLGIRFRSSEPALTNPKKGKSNLAPPQFVHTLNATACAVPRMIVCILENNQQEDGSVIIPEPLRPFMGGLEFIHPKPR, from the exons ATGGGTTTGGGCGGGACAACCTTACAAACCCTGAAGCTCGCTACAATTCAtacaccttcttcttcttctttgcgTTCCGTCTTTAAACCATTATCCCAGAGCTTCCTCTACCGCCATAGCCGTAGACGACCTGCACTTCAGCTCTTCTTCGTCAGAGGTCTTTCAGCCCCGGCCGTACAAGCCACTGCCACCGCAACACCAAAAACAACCAGCCCAGATGAAAATG GTATGAAACAGCAATGGAAAGCAGCGATAGACTTCAAGTGGATAAGGGACAACAAGGACGCCGTTGCTGCCAACATAAAGAAGAGGAATTCCAATGCCAATTTGGAACATGTGCTTGAGCTCTACCACAAAATGCTGAATCTTCAAAAg GAAGTTGAACAGCTTCGCGGGGAAAGGAATGTGGTGGCAAACAAGATGAAAGGGAAGTTGGAGTCATCCGAGCGTCAAAGACTCATAGAGGAAG GAAAGAATCTCAAGGAAGGGCTACTTTCTTTGGAAGAAGACCTGCTTAAACTTACTGATGAGCTTCAGCAAGAAGCACAATGTATACCAAATATGACTCATCCAGATGTCCCGATTGGTGGGGAGGATTTTTCAACCATAAGAAAGAtg GTAGGCACCCCACATGAGTTTAGCTTTCCTGTCAAGGATCATCTTCAACTTGGAAAGGAACTAGAtctctttgattttgatgctGCGTCGGAG GTCAGTGGCTCAAAGTTTTACTATCTAAAAAATGAAGCAGTGATGCTAGAGATGGGCCTTATTAACTGGACGCTCTTGGAAGTGATGAAGAGGGGCTTCACACCTTTAACAACCCCAGAAATTGTAAGATCCTCCATTGTTGAAAAATGTGGTTTCCAACCCCGAGGAGCAAATACCCAG GTCTATTCTATCGAGGATAGTGATCAATGCCTCATCGGGACTGCAGAGATTCCTGTTGGGGGAATTCATATGGATTCTATTATTGCTGCATCGTTGTTACCCTTGAAATATGTGGCAGTTTCCCATTGCTTCCGTACTGAGGCAGGCGCTGCTGGTACAGCATCAAG GGGTCTGTACCGAGTCCACCAATTCAGCAAGGTGGAGATGTTTATATTATGCCGACCAGAGGAGAGTGATTTCTACCATGAAGAGCTCATAAGAATTGAAGAAGACCTATTCTCATCACTAGGATTACATTATAA AACTTTGGACATGGCATCTGGGGATTTAGGTGCACCTGCTTATCGTAAATTTGATATTGAGGCTTGGATGCCTGGTTTAGCGAGATTTGGTGAG ATATCAAGCGCATCAAACTGTACAGACTATCAAAGCCGTCGTCTTGGGATCAGGTTTCGTTCTTCAGAACCAGCACTAACAAATCCTAAGAAGGGTAAAAGCAACCTTGCTCCACCACAATTTGTTCACACATTAAATGCAACAGCCTGTGCAGTGCCACGAATGATCGTATGCATACTTGAGAATAACCAGCAAGAAGATGGTTCTGTCATTATCCCTGAGCCATTGAGGCCCTTTATGGGTGGACTTGAGTTTATACATCCTAAACCTAGATAG
- the LOC18792407 gene encoding serine--tRNA ligase, chloroplastic/mitochondrial isoform X2 has translation MKGKLESSERQRLIEEGKNLKEGLLSLEEDLLKLTDELQQEAQCIPNMTHPDVPIGGEDFSTIRKMVGTPHEFSFPVKDHLQLGKELDLFDFDAASEVSGSKFYYLKNEAVMLEMGLINWTLLEVMKRGFTPLTTPEIVRSSIVEKCGFQPRGANTQVYSIEDSDQCLIGTAEIPVGGIHMDSIIAASLLPLKYVAVSHCFRTEAGAAGTASRGLYRVHQFSKVEMFILCRPEESDFYHEELIRIEEDLFSSLGLHYKTLDMASGDLGAPAYRKFDIEAWMPGLARFGEISSASNCTDYQSRRLGIRFRSSEPALTNPKKGKSNLAPPQFVHTLNATACAVPRMIVCILENNQQEDGSVIIPEPLRPFMGGLEFIHPKPR, from the exons ATGAAAGGGAAGTTGGAGTCATCCGAGCGTCAAAGACTCATAGAGGAAG GAAAGAATCTCAAGGAAGGGCTACTTTCTTTGGAAGAAGACCTGCTTAAACTTACTGATGAGCTTCAGCAAGAAGCACAATGTATACCAAATATGACTCATCCAGATGTCCCGATTGGTGGGGAGGATTTTTCAACCATAAGAAAGAtg GTAGGCACCCCACATGAGTTTAGCTTTCCTGTCAAGGATCATCTTCAACTTGGAAAGGAACTAGAtctctttgattttgatgctGCGTCGGAG GTCAGTGGCTCAAAGTTTTACTATCTAAAAAATGAAGCAGTGATGCTAGAGATGGGCCTTATTAACTGGACGCTCTTGGAAGTGATGAAGAGGGGCTTCACACCTTTAACAACCCCAGAAATTGTAAGATCCTCCATTGTTGAAAAATGTGGTTTCCAACCCCGAGGAGCAAATACCCAG GTCTATTCTATCGAGGATAGTGATCAATGCCTCATCGGGACTGCAGAGATTCCTGTTGGGGGAATTCATATGGATTCTATTATTGCTGCATCGTTGTTACCCTTGAAATATGTGGCAGTTTCCCATTGCTTCCGTACTGAGGCAGGCGCTGCTGGTACAGCATCAAG GGGTCTGTACCGAGTCCACCAATTCAGCAAGGTGGAGATGTTTATATTATGCCGACCAGAGGAGAGTGATTTCTACCATGAAGAGCTCATAAGAATTGAAGAAGACCTATTCTCATCACTAGGATTACATTATAA AACTTTGGACATGGCATCTGGGGATTTAGGTGCACCTGCTTATCGTAAATTTGATATTGAGGCTTGGATGCCTGGTTTAGCGAGATTTGGTGAG ATATCAAGCGCATCAAACTGTACAGACTATCAAAGCCGTCGTCTTGGGATCAGGTTTCGTTCTTCAGAACCAGCACTAACAAATCCTAAGAAGGGTAAAAGCAACCTTGCTCCACCACAATTTGTTCACACATTAAATGCAACAGCCTGTGCAGTGCCACGAATGATCGTATGCATACTTGAGAATAACCAGCAAGAAGATGGTTCTGTCATTATCCCTGAGCCATTGAGGCCCTTTATGGGTGGACTTGAGTTTATACATCCTAAACCTAGATAG
- the LOC18789330 gene encoding thylakoid lumenal 29 kDa protein, chloroplastic gives MAVSFLSTVPSLLPLVPVPLNIAATSGSRYPTVSVTIRCNKIEVDTANEDRFHRRDILKCVGATIGMELIRSSGTFVEVAEAADLIQRRQRSEFLSSIKDTLYQAIKANRDIIPSLLTLALNDAITYDKASKSGGPNGSIRFSSEISRPENKGLTAALNFIEEAKKEIDLYSKGGPISYADLIQLAAQSATKQTFLAAAIRKCGGNEEKGNLLYTAYGSNGQWGLFERNFGRSDTQEPDPEGRVPQWDKASVQELKDKFSALGLGPRQLAVLSAFLGPDQVATETLLAADPEVFPWVQKYQRSRETVSETDYEVDLITTFTKLSSLGQQINYEAYTYPVKKVDFSKLKL, from the exons ATGGCAGTCTCCTTCCTATCAACTGTCCCTTCCTTGCTTCCACTTGTTCCTGTCCCTCTCAACATTGCTGCTACCTCTGGCTCCAGATACCCAACTGTTTCt GTTACAATTCGTtgtaataaaattgaagttgaTACTGCTAATGAGGATAGGTTTCATAGGAGGGACATTCTCAAATGTGTTGGTGCCACCATTGGCATG GAATTGATAAGAAGCTCAGGAACATTTGTTGAAGTGGCTGAGGCTGCTGATCTGATACAACGCAGACAGCGTTCTGAATTTCTTT CAAGTATCAAGGACACCCTTTATCAAGCTATAAAG GCAAATCGAGACATTATCCCATCCTTACTAACTCTGGCACTGAATGATGCTATCACTTATGATAAG GCTTCAAAATCTGGGGGACCAAATGGATCTATCAGATTCAG CTCAGAGATAAGCAGACCTGAAAACAAGGGGCTCACTGCTGCTTTGAATTTCATAGAAGAAGCAAAGAAGGAAATTGATTTGTATTCCAAGGGTGGACCCATTTCCTATGCTGATCTGATCCAATTAGCAG CACAAAGTGCCACAAAGCAAACCTTTCTTGCTGCTGCAATTCGCAAATGTGGAGGGAATGAAGAGAAGGGAAATTTATTATACACTGCATATGGTTCAAATGGTCAG TGGGGCTTGTTTGAAAGGAATTTTGGACGGAGCGATACCCAGGAGCCAGACCCAGAGGGAAGGGTTCCCCAGTGGGACAAAGCAAGTGTGCAGGAATTGAAGGACAAGTTCTCTGCCCTTGGCTTGGGACCCCGCCAg CTAGCTGTTCTGTCTGCATTCTTGGGTCCTGATCAGGTAGCCACAGAAACTTTATTAGCTGCTGATCCTGAAGTTTTTCCATGGGTTCAGAAATATCAACGTAGCCGAGAAACAGTATCCGAAACAGATTATGAG GTTGATCTGATCACTACTTTCACAAAACTGAGTAGTTTGGGACAACAAATCAATTATGAGGCGTATACTTATCCAGTCAAAAAAGTAGATTTCAGCAAACTCAAATTGTAG
- the LOC18788782 gene encoding uncharacterized protein At1g04910, which produces MQKKSWRTLAAVRKVLTCAICSIALLALFSFSKVPNFSDPVKLPTLDDSSGILETKKLWKPPPGLNFVPCVEPSPNYTSPTESRGYLLVHTNGGLNQMRAGICDMVAVARILNATLVIPELDQRSFWKDSSNFSNVFDEDHFINALANDIKIIKKLPKELATGPRAVKLFRSWSGMNYYQDEIARLWEEYEVIRASKSDSRLANNNLPLDIQRLRCRACYEALRFAPQIEAMGKLLVNRMRSFGSYIALHLRFEKDMLAFSGCTQDLSSAEADELRIIRENTRYWRDKEINPTEQRSRGFCPLTPKEVGIFLSALGYPSSTPIYIAAGKIYGGDSHMADLRSHYPILKSKETLASVEELEPFTNHASQMAALDYIVSVESGVFIPSYTGNMARAVEGHRRFLGHKKTISPDRKALVGLFDKLEQGTLEEGKNLSDRVIEIHRKRQGSPRKRKGPVAGLKGKEKLRSEEPFYENPLPDCLCRKEFPVQTTL; this is translated from the exons ATGCAGAAGAAGAGCTGGAGAACTTTGGCGGCAGTGAGGAAGGTGCTAACGTGCGCCATATGCTCAATAGCGCTATTggctcttttctctttctcgaAGGTCCCCAACTTCTCTGACCCCGTCAAGCTCCCCACG TTGGACGATTCAAGTGGGATTTTGGAAACTAAAAAGCTATGGAAGCCTCCACCAGGTCTCAATTTTGTGCCATGTGTAGAACCAAGTCCCAATTATACAT CTCCTACAGAGTCACGGGGTTACCTTCTGGTGCATACAAATGGTGGGCTCAACCAGATGCGTGCTGGG ATATGTGACATGGTAGCTGTAGCCCGCATATTAAATGCCACTCTTGTAATCCCAGAACTTGATCAACGGTCATTTTGGAAAGACTCTAG CAACTTCTCAAATGTTTTCGACGAAGATCATTTTATCAATGCTCTGGCTAatgatataaaaattataaaaaagctTCCTAAGGAACTGGCTACTGGCCCCAGAGCGGTTAAACTTTTTAGAAGCTGGTCTGGTATGAACTATTACCAAGATGAGATAGCTAGGCTCTGGGAAGAATATGAG GTTATTCGAGCTTCCAAATCTGATTCTCGCTTGGCAAATAACAACCTACCTCTAGATATACAGAGGCTTCGCTGTCGTGCTTGCTATGAAGCTCTACGTTTTGCACCTCAAATTGAAGCAATGGGAAAA TTGTTAGTCAATCGGATGAGGTCCTTTGGTTCTTATATTGCTCTGCATTTACGATTCGAGAAGGACATGCTTGCCTTTAGTGGATGCACACAGGATTTATCTTCAGCTGAAGCTGATGAACTAAGGATCATTCG AGAGAACACCCGATACTGGAGAGATAAAGAAATTAATCCCACAGAACAAAGATCCAGAGGGTTTTGCCCCTTAACTCCAAAGGAGGTTGGAATTTTTCTCAGCGCTCTTGGGTACCCATCAAGCACACCTATATACATTGCTGCTGGAAAGATATATGGGGGTGATTCTCATATGGCTGATCTACGATCTCATTATCCAATACTGAAGAGCAAG GAAACATTGGCATCCGTTGAGGAGCTTGAACCTTTTACCAATCATGCATCTCAAATGGCTGCGCTTGACTACATTGTTTCAGTTGAAAGTGGTGTATTTATACCTTCATACACTGGAAACATGGCGAGGGCAGTTGAAGGTCACCGTCGCTTTCTTGGACACAAGAAAACAATATCTCCTGACAG AAAAGCTCTTGTTGGTCTGTTTGACAAACTTGAGCAGGGAACTCTGGAGGAAGGCAAAAACTTATCAGATAGAGTTATTGAAATACATAGGAAACG GCAAGGCTCACCCCGGAAGAGAAAAGGTCCCGTTGCAGGACTTAAGGGCAAGGAAAAGTTACGTTCAGAAGAACCCTTTTATGAGAACCCTTTACCAGATTGTTTGTGTAGGAAAGAATTTCCAGTGCAAACAACTCTTTAA